ATATGAATTGTCAACGAGTGAAGTACATTCTGCGAGGTCTTTCTGAAAACTTAAAGCTAGAAGTGCTGGATTTCAGTCATTGCAAAATCGGTGATGATGGTGCTTCATCCATTGGAAAATTTATAATGAGACGTGACGCTTTGCGAACTCTTATTTTGGCAGATAACATATTTGgtatttaacaaattaattggTCGTAAGCAAGGTAGCTATATAAAAATTGCGTGATTATAATACAattcgttgttttgttttgttacaggtCCTTCTGGTATTGAGAGTATATCACATGCTCTGAACCACTCCGGTTGTGGGGTTCGAACACTCGACTTACGACTAAATACAAAACTTGGATCTGAAGGAATTGCCCATGTAGCCGTATCAATTGCAAGAGGGTGCAATTTAACAAGGTTACAATCCGCTACCTATCTGTTCTTACGTTAAtagataatacatatttattcaagCACTTTAATTGTACAACCTTTATACGTTACAGTTTGAATATATCGGGTTGTGGAATAACACCCGGTCCTTTAATGAAGTCACCAGCCGGAGTGTGGTCAACTACAAGTGCAGAAAATCCTCCAACATGTGGTGAATTACTGGCACGAGCAATAGGTTTAGTAAAAACTCCACTACGTTCACTTGATATAAGTGTGAATAATATTGGGCAGGTATGATTTACTTCAGTTTCTGATAACGATCGTTGCGTAGCCAAATACTCTATTACAAATTATCTTTTCAGCCAAGTGACAGTACTCTTTCAAATGCTATATGTTTGAGTTATATAGTGGACTTGAATTTGAAGAGATCAGGAATGGGATCTATGGCTAAAGCTGTAGCAGAATCAGCGGCTGCTGCTCAAAGATTAAGAAGAGAAGCTGAAAAAGGAATAAGATTCAGGCGAAGTGCGGGTAAACTTGTACAAGCAAGTCGAGTTGCAAAAGGAATGAATATAGGTcagttcttttaaaaataattttgaaatattgtattacGTCTAAAAGTTCTAATACTGGAAccgtcataataattatgagtttttgttaattataatatttctttttattagatACGGATCCACTCTTATTAGCTCAACAACTATCTGCCAGACCTTCAATAGTATCCGTAGCGTCAGAAGAAGGAATGCATAGTATCCAAACTCAACCGTTGCCATCTGATTTTGGTTTCATTCCGACATTTAaggtacatttaattaattatatatttgtattagaATAAGTGGGGCATTCGAGTAACAAACATTATGCTTTCAGAGTCCACTACCATCGTCACGAGGTTCATCGATTACTGGTCCTCCAACTTCTCGAAGATCTAGTCATCATGCCATATTGGAACCCGTcaaagtacatattttttatttatgtaatctgtcagttttgaattttatttaaatttaattttgctatataaaacgtataattttgtttcaggAAGTTCGTCGGACCGCTCTTGTTCGTCGAGGTTCAGATGGATCTTTATTGCAACCACGCAGTGCCAACACTCAaagacatattaaaatatttgtgtctTAATACTGCAATGTATAATAAACAcgtattatttataatcatgaatttttatttttcctttaaataATGGAATTCATCAAAACCTGGCAACATTATCCATAGACAACCTGCAAAAAACCACTATTATTTTTCGGACTTCCGTCCGTCACTCGCTCAGTGCAATGTAGCCAGTCTTTCGAAATGTCATGTCAGTCAGCCATGTTTATTTCTATAGAATGTGTTTTGAAATGGTGGTAGtgataaaaaacaacataatagtggaaatattttcgtaattttactTGTTATCAACTGTAGTGTTTTAGTGAAGCTTCAATGTGTTTTTTTGTGTAAGTGTGGATACTATTGCCGTGAAAATGAATTGGGGTATTGAGCTTTGGGTAAGTGACTACGACATTATAATTCCGTGTCGGTTGTTCAGCaaattgtaaattgtatagctGCTGTTGTTATGAGTAAACGTACATAGTATATGCACTGGATCATTGCGGTATTTAATGATCTAACAAATGCAGGTAGTAGGGTAATAATGTAAAGCAGGAGATgtatgttttattagattttcggaAGTAGAAAGTTTAATCATAGTTTGTTTGGAGTTCGCAAATAAATTTAAGCGAATAACAGCGGTGCATTTTTTCACCGCGAGATAAGCGGAATGTGAACTCGTAACTGTTGTAAATtttccacatttttatttttccacaGACGTAATATCCAGTAGGTAGTTTGTTCACCAACTTTCTACAAGTGCATATGAATTTGAGTTTAATGTACATTCACATTTTGATAGTATCATCACATCGTAGTTCCATTCTTTATTCCTTTATGCCTTTAAAAAGGTCCATGAAAAAAAGTACTGTTGCTagagtacaataaaaaaaaaacatttttaatctatCAGGCTTAGCATAAGATGCTCTTTTGACCAGAATTCTGCAGAGGTctataaatgtaaaaagaatatattttaattgaaattttgaaCCAATCTTATAAGAaaagattaaaagaaaatttctgATTCTGGTAAATGgcagtgaaaataaaaatcagctACTAAACTTTCActcttaaatattaatgaagatactttttgaataaaataaaataattagaataggtaatttaaaactatgcaaTTGAGAGTGGCTGGTACAATATTAGTGTAGAATCAAGTATCTAGAAGTAAATCTTTGACTCAGGCATTCCATTAGTAAACTTGAATAACTTATTATACATAACTTTGTAGTAAATACCTACATGTTCATTCAATCATTACACATTTTCTTTAACATTCCACATTTGAAAacatattaaatgcaaatacatTGTTACATTCTATAGCTACTTctgttttttacaattttatattatgaatctaattttaaatgatGGTTGATTGTGTAACTATGTAAAACATTAGCTTAATGccaaataaaaatttgtaaatTCCAATGAATATTCTAATTTCAAAGCTTTCTTTTGATTTTCTAAACTACAGTTAAGAATACCAATGCTATTGCTGgcattttagaaaattattcagaatttgaattctttaaaattaataaaaaaaaatgtctttgaaGTATGGAGGCAATTAATTCCTCATTATTAACTAATAGAAATTGAA
The genomic region above belongs to Spodoptera frugiperda isolate SF20-4 chromosome 12, AGI-APGP_CSIRO_Sfru_2.0, whole genome shotgun sequence and contains:
- the LOC118263091 gene encoding dynein regulatory complex subunit 5, with product MKFPESVKLTTYLAYKHTEVIEPQRKIKSEIFDWDSNIPKSLVSICIEKLAENWMGYPKLEQLIAKDRELFLQILDTDVPLQILVDNIKSDIFWKRCYHSKFSDSPLLADDKKWINAFMERHFADILENTNPRQYDPEKITTLVKLCGPYIQKLSIRSLIPTDIPVQRMASPELAHLVTNQRPNGNKQQSKDNEVISRDHISLHAALGSLSNLVELHITYQLRSIGVQYRPDQFQFTNNDAKNLARGLEKCAQLKFLRITRTDMNCQRVKYILRGLSENLKLEVLDFSHCKIGDDGASSIGKFIMRRDALRTLILADNIFGPSGIESISHALNHSGCGVRTLDLRLNTKLGSEGIAHVAVSIARGCNLTSLNISGCGITPGPLMKSPAGVWSTTSAENPPTCGELLARAIGLVKTPLRSLDISVNNIGQPSDSTLSNAICLSYIVDLNLKRSGMGSMAKAVAESAAAAQRLRREAEKGIRFRRSAGKLVQASRVAKGMNIDTDPLLLAQQLSARPSIVSVASEEGMHSIQTQPLPSDFGFIPTFKSPLPSSRGSSITGPPTSRRSSHHAILEPVKEVRRTALVRRGSDGSLLQPRSANTQRHIKIFVS